The following are encoded together in the Clostridia bacterium genome:
- the nuoL gene encoding NADH-quinone oxidoreductase subunit L, giving the protein MVQNAWVIPLLPLAAYVAQVFFGRALGAYTAWVGVVLMAAAAGLSLGVLAQVLGGAGAAASFSWLQIGDLHFDMGFRVGPLEAAMLAMVTVVSLMVEIYSVGYLHGDAKYNRFFANVNLFVASMLAVVLADNFLLFFAAWEIMGLCSYLLIGHWYEDLDNARAATKSFLVTRLGDIGLLIGIFVVFWHAHSLNFATINESAPSWGAGVATVAALLIFTGAVGKSAQVPLHVWLPDAMAGPTPVSALIHAATMVAAGVFLVARTYPVFEASGTALQVVAWIGGLTALLAATMATVQVDIKKMLAYSTMSQLGYMMLGLGVFGYAAALFHLLSHAFFKALLFLGSGSVIHAAGGEQNMHRMGGLWRKLPWTTVTFVIGGLALAGIPPLSGYFSKDEVLLAAFHANPALFWIGVVTAGMTAYYVMRGIWLTFFGAPRDAHLHAHAHESPAIMVGPLVILAVPAVFFGWLGSPRFGYALQRFIQLPGEHEVAANQFAAASTIAMALAGLALGLAIYAAGRPALRRDLIRALKPLYVLFKQKWYFDHITLGLTGLGLIVGRIVGFFDKYVVDGIVNGVAWLTGALGQAARRAAVGDAQAYMLTMAGAVLVGLAVYLGMGG; this is encoded by the coding sequence GTGGTCCAAAACGCTTGGGTGATTCCGCTTCTGCCCCTCGCGGCCTACGTGGCCCAAGTCTTTTTTGGCCGCGCCCTCGGCGCGTACACCGCGTGGGTCGGCGTCGTGCTCATGGCGGCGGCCGCCGGGCTCAGCCTCGGCGTGCTGGCGCAGGTCCTGGGGGGCGCGGGGGCCGCGGCTTCGTTCTCCTGGCTCCAGATCGGCGATCTCCACTTCGACATGGGCTTCCGGGTCGGCCCGCTGGAGGCCGCCATGCTGGCGATGGTCACCGTCGTCAGCCTCATGGTGGAGATCTACTCCGTCGGGTACCTGCACGGGGACGCGAAGTACAACCGGTTCTTCGCCAACGTGAACCTGTTCGTGGCCAGCATGCTGGCCGTGGTGCTGGCGGACAACTTCCTCCTGTTCTTTGCGGCCTGGGAGATCATGGGCCTCTGCTCCTACCTGCTCATCGGCCACTGGTACGAGGATCTCGACAATGCCCGCGCGGCGACGAAGTCGTTCCTCGTCACCCGCTTGGGCGACATCGGCCTCCTCATCGGCATTTTCGTCGTCTTTTGGCACGCGCACAGCCTGAACTTCGCGACGATCAACGAGTCCGCCCCGTCGTGGGGCGCGGGCGTGGCCACGGTCGCGGCGCTGCTGATCTTCACCGGCGCGGTGGGCAAGTCGGCGCAGGTGCCGCTCCACGTCTGGCTTCCAGACGCCATGGCCGGCCCGACGCCCGTCAGCGCCCTCATCCACGCGGCCACGATGGTCGCGGCGGGCGTGTTCCTCGTGGCGCGGACCTACCCGGTGTTCGAAGCGTCCGGCACGGCGCTGCAGGTCGTGGCGTGGATCGGCGGCCTGACGGCGCTGCTCGCGGCGACGATGGCCACCGTCCAGGTGGACATCAAGAAGATGCTCGCGTACTCGACCATGTCTCAGCTCGGGTACATGATGCTGGGGCTGGGCGTGTTCGGCTACGCGGCGGCCCTGTTCCACCTTCTCTCGCACGCGTTCTTCAAAGCGCTCCTGTTCCTCGGCTCCGGCAGCGTGATCCACGCGGCGGGCGGGGAGCAGAACATGCACAGGATGGGCGGCCTGTGGCGGAAGCTTCCGTGGACCACGGTGACGTTCGTCATCGGCGGCCTGGCCCTGGCGGGCATCCCGCCGCTCTCCGGCTACTTCTCCAAGGATGAGGTGCTCTTGGCAGCCTTCCACGCGAATCCGGCGCTCTTCTGGATCGGCGTGGTCACGGCCGGCATGACGGCGTACTACGTGATGCGCGGCATCTGGCTGACGTTCTTCGGCGCGCCGCGCGACGCGCATCTGCATGCGCACGCGCACGAGTCGCCGGCGATCATGGTCGGCCCGCTCGTCATCCTGGCCGTGCCGGCCGTGTTCTTCGGCTGGCTCGGCTCGCCGCGGTTCGGCTACGCGCTACAGCGGTTCATCCAGTTGCCCGGCGAGCACGAGGTGGCCGCGAACCAGTTCGCCGCCGCCTCCACGATCGCCATGGCGCTCGCCGGGCTGGCGCTCGGCCTCGCCATCTACGCGGCCGGCCGTCCGGCGCTGCGGCGCGACCTGATCCGCGCGCTCAAGCCGTTGTACGTGCTCTTCAAGCAGAAGTGGTACTTCGACCACATCACCCTCGGGCTCACCGGCCTGGGCCTGATCGTCGGGCGCATCGTCGGCTTCTTCGACAAGTACGTCGTCGACGGCATCGTCAACGGCGTGGCCTGGCTGACGGGAGCGCTGGGCCAGGCGGCGCGGCGCGCCGCGGTGGGCGACGCCCAGGCGTACATGCTGACGATGGCCGGCGCCGTGCTCGTCGGGCTGGCCGT
- the nuoK gene encoding NADH-quinone oxidoreductase subunit NuoK, producing the protein MIPVQAFLIVSAVLFAMGLFGALRRSNAIMVLMGIELMLNAVNLNLVAFARYLQGALVGGQVFTVFVITVAAAEAAIGLAIVLLLARKRRTIEVPDIHDLKG; encoded by the coding sequence GTGATTCCCGTTCAAGCGTTCCTGATCGTGTCGGCCGTGCTCTTCGCGATGGGGCTCTTCGGCGCGCTGCGCCGATCCAACGCCATCATGGTGCTCATGGGCATCGAGCTGATGCTGAACGCGGTCAACCTGAACCTTGTCGCGTTTGCGCGGTACCTGCAGGGCGCCCTCGTGGGCGGCCAGGTCTTCACCGTGTTCGTGATCACCGTGGCGGCCGCGGAGGCCGCGATCGGCCTCGCGATCGTGCTGCTTCTCGCACGTAAGCGCCGCACGATCGAGGTCCCGGACATCCACGACTTGAAAGGCTGA
- a CDS encoding NADH-quinone oxidoreductase subunit J: MSGAWLAFAALTGMVLYSAYKVVSTPLITHAALYLATALVGVAGFFLMLESEFLAVVQVLVYVGAVMTVIIFAIMLSDVPALVGDREASFVSRLLSKRYGSLPALVSAGVLALVLIAYGSVRWAAAPLKGAPEAVHPLLHDTTALGSTGVIGRALFSTYLVPFEVASLLLLAAMVGAIVLTKRDARDVPRLAPAAERETEAEERGGAKFWP, from the coding sequence ATGAGCGGCGCCTGGCTCGCGTTCGCCGCGCTGACGGGCATGGTGCTGTACTCGGCGTACAAGGTGGTCAGCACGCCGCTCATCACGCACGCCGCCCTGTACCTGGCGACGGCGCTCGTCGGCGTCGCCGGGTTCTTCCTGATGCTGGAGTCCGAGTTTCTGGCCGTCGTGCAGGTTCTGGTGTACGTCGGCGCCGTGATGACGGTCATCATCTTCGCCATCATGCTCTCCGACGTGCCGGCCCTGGTGGGGGACCGCGAGGCCAGCTTCGTGTCGCGGCTCCTGTCGAAGCGTTACGGTTCGCTGCCGGCGCTCGTCAGCGCCGGCGTCCTGGCGCTCGTGCTCATCGCCTACGGCTCCGTGCGGTGGGCGGCGGCGCCGCTCAAGGGCGCGCCCGAGGCGGTGCACCCGCTCCTGCACGACACGACGGCGCTGGGCAGCACGGGCGTGATCGGGCGCGCGCTGTTCAGCACGTACCTGGTGCCGTTTGAAGTCGCCTCGCTGCTGCTGCTCGCGGCCATGGTCGGCGCCATCGTGCTGACGAAGAGAGATGCCCGCGACGTGCCTCGCCTCGCTCCCGCCGCCGAGCGGGAGACCGAAGCCGAGGAGAGGGGAGGCGCCAAGTTTTGGCCGTGA
- a CDS encoding NADH-quinone oxidoreductase subunit I: MGLVNQLARTAVTMAKGHLVTLRELFRKPMTIHYPDEPVPHPTGFRSIPVLKVNEESGKLNCTACGLCARSCPPAIIFVESYIGEDGRRKQWPAKFDLDLSRCMVCNLCVEACPFDALEMSEDAELSAYAIEDLYFTMDELAALWKTSRSVRIAGGQKV; this comes from the coding sequence ATGGGTCTCGTGAATCAGCTGGCGCGCACCGCGGTGACGATGGCCAAGGGGCACCTTGTCACGCTTCGTGAATTGTTTCGCAAGCCGATGACGATCCATTACCCGGATGAGCCGGTGCCGCACCCGACGGGGTTCCGGAGCATCCCCGTCCTCAAGGTGAACGAGGAGTCCGGGAAGCTGAACTGCACGGCGTGCGGCCTCTGCGCCCGCTCCTGCCCGCCGGCGATCATCTTCGTGGAGTCGTACATCGGGGAGGACGGCCGCCGCAAGCAGTGGCCGGCCAAGTTCGACCTGGACCTGTCCCGCTGCATGGTCTGCAACCTGTGCGTCGAGGCCTGCCCCTTCGACGCCTTGGAGATGTCCGAGGACGCCGAGCTTTCGGCGTACGCCATCGAGGACCTGTACTTCACCATGGACGAATTGGCGGCGCTGTGGAAAACGTCGCGCTCCGTGCGCATCGCGGGAGGTCAGAAGGTATGA